The proteins below are encoded in one region of Balaenoptera ricei isolate mBalRic1 chromosome 6, mBalRic1.hap2, whole genome shotgun sequence:
- the TMEM8B gene encoding transmembrane protein 8B isoform X5, producing MNMPQSLGNQPLPPEPSSLGAPAEGPGATSPPEHCWPVRPTLRNELDTFSVHFYVFFGPSVALPPERPAVFALRLLPVLDSGGVLSLELQLNVSSLRQENVTVFGCLTHEVPLSLGDAAMTCSKESLAGFLLTVSATSRVARLRIPFPQTGTWFLTLRSLCGVGPRFVRCRNATAEVRLRTFLSPCVDDCGPYGQCKLLRTHNYLYAACECKAGWRGWGCTDSADALTYGFQLLSTLLLCLSNLMFLPPVVLAIRSRYVLEAAVYTFTMFFSTFYHACDQPGIVVFCIMDYDVLQFCDFLGSLMSVWVTVIAMARLQPVVKQVLYLLGAMLLSMALQLDRHGLWNLLGPSLFALGILATAWYAASAAGTATRPRGAAGFSTCAQAALSRAVPSCSMLLWRPETTTSTFTAFGICSSLAVWASCCPLVPRLTARSRLEPGPGAAVTSCASMSRRSWALWAREGPLSAASAPAERGFGLPLGNVNSSSGQRALPWVLPGSMESSQG from the exons atgaacatgccCCAGTCACTGGGCAACCAGCCACTGCCCCCAGAGCCGTCATCCCTCGGGGCCCCTGCCGAGGGGCCCGGGGCCACATCCCCACCTGAGCACTGCTGGCCAGTGCGCCCGACGCTGCGCAATGAGCTGGACACCTTCTCCGTCCACTTCTACGTCTTCTTTGGCCCCAGCGTGGCCCTCCCCCCTGAACGCCCAGCCGTGTTTGCCCTGAGGCTTCTGCCAGTGCTGGACAGCGGAGGTGTCCTCAGCCTGGAGCTCCAGCTCAACGTG AGCTCCCTGCGCCAGGAAAATGTGACCGTGTTCGGATGCCTGACTCACGAGGTGCCCTTGAGCCTGGGGGATGCAGCAATGACTTGTTCCAAAG aGTCCCTGGCCGGCTTCCTCCTCACGGTCAGTGCCACCTCCCGAGTGGCCAGGCTGCGAATCCCATTCCCGCAGACGGGGACCTGGTTCCTAACCCTGCGCTCCCTGTGCGGGGTGGGGCCTCG GTTCGTGCGGTGCCGGAACGCGACGGCCGAGGTGCGGCTGCGCACTTTCTTGTCCCCGTGCGTGGACGACTGCGGGCCCTACGGCCAGTGCAAGCTGCTGCGCACGCACAACTATCTGTACGCGGCCTGCGAGTGCAAGGCCG GATGGCGGGGCTGGGGCTGCACCGACAGTGCGGATGCGCTCACCTACGGATTCCAGCTTCTGTCCACACTACTGCTCTGCCTGAGCAACCTCATGTTTTTGCCCCCCGTGGTCCTGGCCATTCGGAGTCGATATGTGCTGGAAGCGGCTGTCTACACCTTCACCATGTTCTTCTCCACG TTCTACCATGCCTGTGACCAGCCAGGCATTGTGGTTTTCTGCATCATGGACTACGACGTGCTGCAGTTCTGTGACTTCCTGGGCTCTTTAATGTCCGTGTGGGTCACTGTCATTGCCATGGCTCGCTTACAGCCTGTGGTCAAGCAG GTGCTGTACTTGCTGGGGGCTATGCTGCTGTCCATGGCTCTGCAGCTTGACCGGCATGGACTCTGGAACCTGCTTGGACCCAGTCTCTTTGCCCTGGGGATCTTGGCCACAGCCTGG TACGCAGCGTCCGCCGCCGGCACTGCTACCCGCCCACGTGGCGCCGCTGGCTTTTCTACCTGTGCCCAGGCAGCCTTATCGCGGGCAGTGCCATCCTGCTCTATGCTTTTGTGGAGACCCGAGACAACTACTTCTACATTCACAGCATTTGGCATATGCTCATCGCTGGCAGTGTGGGCTTCTTGCTGCCCCCTCGTGCCAAGACTGACCGCCAGGTCCCGTCTGGAGCCCGGACCCGGGGCTGCGGTTACCAGCTGTGCATCAATGAGCAGGAGGAGCTGGGCCTTGTGGGCCCGGGAGGGGCCACTGTCAGCAGCATCTGCGCCAGCTGAGAGGGGCTTTGGGCTGCCCTTGGGGAACGTGAACTCTTCCTCGGGGCAGAGAGCCCTTCCTTGGGTTCTtcctgggagcatggagtcctcCCAGGGATAA
- the TMEM8B gene encoding transmembrane protein 8B isoform X4, which translates to MGFGFIQGLQDECQYLLQPQLIVRRLLDVAVLVPGRPSEQTLSLHNRSALYKVFVPSFTYRVSAQLVCVGGRGASACPLTLRLRPKAPPLHNSSSVACGGASVCQLELALPPWGHWVYVRVETPSRGPGRTVCFQLCVRLQECPQPSLSRALVPGAAMNMPQSLGNQPLPPEPSSLGAPAEGPGATSPPEHCWPVRPTLRNELDTFSVHFYVFFGPSVALPPERPAVFALRLLPVLDSGGVLSLELQLNVSSLRQENVTVFGCLTHEVPLSLGDAAMTCSKESLAGFLLTVSATSRVARLRIPFPQTGTWFLTLRSLCGVGPRFVRCRNATAEVRLRTFLSPCVDDCGPYGQCKLLRTHNYLYAACECKAGWRGWGCTDSADALTYGFQLLSTLLLCLSNLMFLPPVVLAIRSRYVLEAAVYTFTMFFSTFYHACDQPGIVVFCIMDYDVLQFCDFLGSLMSVWVTVIAMARLQPVVKQVLYLLGAMLLSMALQLDRHGLWNLLGPSLFALGILATAWYAASAAGTATRPRGAAGFSTCAQAALSRAVPSCSMLLWRPETTTSTFTAFGICSSLAVWASCCPLVPRLTARSRLEPGPGAAVTSCASMSRRSWALWAREGPLSAASAPAERGFGLPLGNVNSSSGQRALPWVLPGSMESSQG; encoded by the exons ATGGGCTTTGGCTTCATACAG GGTCTCCAGGATGAGTGTCAGTACCTCCTTCAGCCGCAGCTGATTGTCCGGCGTTTGTTGGACGTGGCTGTGCTGGTGCCTGGGCGACCCTCCGAGCAGACCCTCTCCCTCCACAATCGCTCAGCCCTGTACAA GGTCTTTGTGCCCAGCTTCACTTACAGGGTTTCAGCGCAGCTGGTGTGCGTGGGGGGCCGCGGGGCATCTGCCTGCCCCCTGACGCTGCGCCTGCGTCCCAAGGCCCCACCCCTGCACAACTCAAGCTCTGTGGCCTGTGGAGGTGCCTCGGTATGCCAGCTGGAGCTGGCACTACCCCCATGGGGGCACTGGGTCTACGTGCGTGTGGAGACACCATCCCGGGGCCCTGGCAGGACCGTCTGCTTCCAGCTGTGCGTACGGTTGCAAG AGTGCCCACAGCCCAGCCTGTCCCGTGCCCTGGTCCCCggagctgccatgaacatgccCCAGTCACTGGGCAACCAGCCACTGCCCCCAGAGCCGTCATCCCTCGGGGCCCCTGCCGAGGGGCCCGGGGCCACATCCCCACCTGAGCACTGCTGGCCAGTGCGCCCGACGCTGCGCAATGAGCTGGACACCTTCTCCGTCCACTTCTACGTCTTCTTTGGCCCCAGCGTGGCCCTCCCCCCTGAACGCCCAGCCGTGTTTGCCCTGAGGCTTCTGCCAGTGCTGGACAGCGGAGGTGTCCTCAGCCTGGAGCTCCAGCTCAACGTG AGCTCCCTGCGCCAGGAAAATGTGACCGTGTTCGGATGCCTGACTCACGAGGTGCCCTTGAGCCTGGGGGATGCAGCAATGACTTGTTCCAAAG aGTCCCTGGCCGGCTTCCTCCTCACGGTCAGTGCCACCTCCCGAGTGGCCAGGCTGCGAATCCCATTCCCGCAGACGGGGACCTGGTTCCTAACCCTGCGCTCCCTGTGCGGGGTGGGGCCTCG GTTCGTGCGGTGCCGGAACGCGACGGCCGAGGTGCGGCTGCGCACTTTCTTGTCCCCGTGCGTGGACGACTGCGGGCCCTACGGCCAGTGCAAGCTGCTGCGCACGCACAACTATCTGTACGCGGCCTGCGAGTGCAAGGCCG GATGGCGGGGCTGGGGCTGCACCGACAGTGCGGATGCGCTCACCTACGGATTCCAGCTTCTGTCCACACTACTGCTCTGCCTGAGCAACCTCATGTTTTTGCCCCCCGTGGTCCTGGCCATTCGGAGTCGATATGTGCTGGAAGCGGCTGTCTACACCTTCACCATGTTCTTCTCCACG TTCTACCATGCCTGTGACCAGCCAGGCATTGTGGTTTTCTGCATCATGGACTACGACGTGCTGCAGTTCTGTGACTTCCTGGGCTCTTTAATGTCCGTGTGGGTCACTGTCATTGCCATGGCTCGCTTACAGCCTGTGGTCAAGCAG GTGCTGTACTTGCTGGGGGCTATGCTGCTGTCCATGGCTCTGCAGCTTGACCGGCATGGACTCTGGAACCTGCTTGGACCCAGTCTCTTTGCCCTGGGGATCTTGGCCACAGCCTGG TACGCAGCGTCCGCCGCCGGCACTGCTACCCGCCCACGTGGCGCCGCTGGCTTTTCTACCTGTGCCCAGGCAGCCTTATCGCGGGCAGTGCCATCCTGCTCTATGCTTTTGTGGAGACCCGAGACAACTACTTCTACATTCACAGCATTTGGCATATGCTCATCGCTGGCAGTGTGGGCTTCTTGCTGCCCCCTCGTGCCAAGACTGACCGCCAGGTCCCGTCTGGAGCCCGGACCCGGGGCTGCGGTTACCAGCTGTGCATCAATGAGCAGGAGGAGCTGGGCCTTGTGGGCCCGGGAGGGGCCACTGTCAGCAGCATCTGCGCCAGCTGAGAGGGGCTTTGGGCTGCCCTTGGGGAACGTGAACTCTTCCTCGGGGCAGAGAGCCCTTCCTTGGGTTCTtcctgggagcatggagtcctcCCAGGGATAA
- the LOC132367881 gene encoding olfactory receptor 13J1-like, giving the protein MELVNRTEVSEFFLKGFSGYPALEHLLFPLCSAMYLVTLLGNTAIVAVSVLDVHLHTPMYFFLGNLSILDICYTSTFVPLMLVHLLSAQKTISFLGCAMQMCLSLSTGSTECLLLAIMAYDRYLAICRPLRYPVLMTHRLCLLLAGAAWVLCFFKSVTETVIAMRLPFCGHRVVNHFICEILAVLKLACGDASVNEVFLWVGAILLLPVPLAFICLSYMLILATILRVPSTAGRHKAFSTCSAHLAVVLLFYGTVIFMYMKPRSKEARISDEVSTVLYAAVTPMLNPVIYSLRNKEVKEAARKVWGRRWTSR; this is encoded by the coding sequence aTGGAGCTGGTCAACAGGACAGAGGTCTCTGagttctttctgaaaggattttcgGGCTACCCAGCCTTGGAGCACCTGCTCTTCCCTCTGTGCTCAGCCATGTACCTGGTGACCCTGCTGGGGAATACAGCCATCGTGGCAGTGAGCGTGCTGGACGTCCACCTGCACACGCCCATGTACTTCTTCCTGGGCAACCTCTCCATCCTGGATATCTGCTACACGTCCACCTTTGTGCCCCTGATGCTGGTCCACCTCCTGTCGGCCCAGAAGACCATCTCCTTTCTTGGCTGCGCAATGCAGATGTGTCTGAGCCTGTCCACGGGCTCCACAGAGTGTCTGCTGCTCGCCATCATGGCCTATGATCGCTACCTGGCCATCTGCCGGCCACTCAGGTACCCTGTGCTGATGACCCACCGGCTCTGCTTGCTACTGGCGGGAGCGGCCTGGGTACTCTGTTTCTTCAAGTCAGTGACTGAGACAGTCATCGCCATGAGGCTGCCCTTCTGTGGCCACCGTGTGGTCAATCACTTCATCTGCGAAATCCTGGCAGTCCTGAAGCTGGCGTGCGGTGATGCGTCAGTCAACGAGGTCTTCCTGTGGGTGGGTGCCATCCTGCTGCTGCCCGTGCCCCTGGCGTTCATCTGCCTGTCCTACATGCTTATCCTGGCCACCATCCTGAGGGTGCCCTCAACCGCTGGACGCCACAAAGCCTTCTCCACCTGCTCGGCGCACCTGGCTGTGGTGCTGCTTTTCTATGGCACCGTCATCTTCATGTACATGAAACCCAGGAGCAAGGAGGCCCGCATCTCTGATGAGGTCTCCACGGTCCTCTATGCTGCGGTCACGCCCATGCTGAACCCCGTCATCTACAGCCTGAGGAACAAGGAAGTGAAGGAGGCCGCCAGGAAGGTGTGGGGCAGGAGATGGACCTCCAGGTGA